In the Colletotrichum lupini chromosome 1, complete sequence genome, one interval contains:
- a CDS encoding branched-chain-amino-acid aminotransferase gives MGSIPAYSSAPGESESEILFGVRQPKTDVEWSKIGFTPFQVKSGTWSQPRWVQEPYLKVHGLSPALNYGQQAFEGLRVFRSESGSVQLFRLASHAARFARSAAAVDIPAVPADLFAKSVRLAVQLNSDFVPPFEGGCSMYVRPVVFASSPTMNMYTAEEYTFAVLVTPVGLLYGATGLRALVVEGFDRTAPKGTGAFKVGGNYGPTIPIMGRARKQGYGLTLHLDAETQSFIHEFSASGFIGIKAESAETGAPPTMVIPKDEHILPSITVDSVGQIAQELGWKVEKRPIPFTDLGDFSEVYTVGTASSLVPVSAIERESTGERFAFTVDAQSPQSAYARLTDRLQGIKRGLYKEPWGWVEELDGVALRNDIERITNTGSVKSPE, from the exons ATGGGTTCTATTCCCGCATACTCTTCAGCGCCTGGCGAGAGCGAGAGCGAGATCCTCTTCGGAGTTCGTCAGCCGAAGACGGACGTAGAATGGAGCAAGATCGGCTTTACGCCTTTTCAAG TCAAGTCCGGCACTTGGAGCCAACCGCGCTGGGTACAGGAGCCTTACCTAAAAGTTCACGGCCTTTCCCCAGCGCTTAATTACGGACAGCAGGCCTTTGAGGGGCTACGCGTCTTTCGCAGCGAGTCAGGTAGCGTCCAGCTTTTCCGGCTAGCGAGCCATGCGGCCCGGTTCGCGCGGTCTGCCGCTGCCGTTGACATTCCGGCCGTCCCGGCCGACTTGTTTGCCAAATCGGTGCGGTTGGCCGTTCAACTCAACAGCGATTTTGTACCTCCGTTCGAGGGTGGGTGCTCCATGTATGTGCGTCCAGTCGTCTTTGCAAGCAGCCCGACTATGAACATGTACACGGCGGAGGAGTACACGTTCGCCGTCTTGGTCACGCCGGTCGGGCTGTTGTATGGGGCAACGGGCCTCAGAGCGTTAGTTGTGGAGGGATTCGACCGTACGGCGCCGAAAGGCACCGGCGCCTTCAAAGTCGGTGGGAATTACGGGCCCACCATTCCGATAATGGGACGGGCACGAAAGCAAGGTTACGGCTTGACGCTCCACCTAGACGCCGAGACGCAGTCCTTCATCCACGAGTTCTCTGCTAGCGGCTTTATTGGAATCAAGGCAGAATCTGCGGAGACTGGAGCTCCGCCTACGATGGTCATTCCCAAAGACGAGCATATCCTCCCAAGTATCACAGTTGACAGCGTGGGACAAATTGCCCAGGAACTTGGATGGAAGGTTGAGAAGCGTCCC ATCCCGTTCACTGATCTTGGCGACTTTTCTGAGGTCTACACCGTCGGCACCGCATCATCGCTGGTGCCCGTAAGCGCCATTGAGCGCGAGTCGACTGGCGAGCGGTTCGCGTTTACCGTCGATGCGCAGTCTCCGCAATCCGCTTATGCCAGGTTGACAGACAGGTTGCAAGGAATCAAGCGGGGCCTGTATAAAGAGCCGTGGGGTTGGGTGGAAGAACTCGATGGCGTAGCTTTGCGCAATGACATTGAGCGGATCACCAACACTGGGTCAGTGAAGTCTCCGGAGTAA
- a CDS encoding 3-isopropylmalate dehydrogenase — protein sequence MSATFKIVVFGGDYAGPEVMSEGLKVLHEVALRHPEIRFNLTHHPIGGASFDLHGKPILPEALQDAKEADAILLGAVGGPKWAGQVPSVEAASLGTLRRELDAFGNLRPINFPAPSLVDTSPMKAEICRGTDILIVRELTGGIYFGHRERGDLIAKDTDQYTYEEVARAARLAGNLARLTTPPKPVISLDKANVLAACGSFWRRVVTEILSKEFPDVRFEHQLVDSAAMTLACNPTKLNGIVLTSNLFGDIISDQGSAIAGSIGLLPSASLRGIPPQSGSSMIKGLYEPVHGSAPDIAGKQLVNPVGMILSVAMMFRYSLNMPEASDLICKAVSDAIESGIRTSDLGGTATTSQFGDAVVKIISQLP from the exons ATGTCTGCTACGTTCAAGATCGTTGTTTTTGGTGGAGATTACGCTGGGCCAGAG GTCATGTCTGAGGGGCTCAAGGTCCTTCATGAAGTCGCCCTCCGCCACCCCGAAATCAGGTTCAACCTAACGCATCACCCCATAGGCGGA GCATCATTTGATCTCCACGGAAAGCCGATCCTTCCCGAAGCTCTTCAAGATGCAAAGGAGGCCGATGCAATCCTTCTAGGCGCAGTCGGTGGCCCT AAATGGGCTGGACAGGTTCCATCCGTTGAAGCCGCGAGTCTCGGAACTCTGCGCCGCGAACTAGATGCATTCGGCAACCTGCGTCCGATCAATTTCCCCGCCCCGTCCCTAGTTGACACGTCGCCAATGAAAGCCGAAATTTGCAGAGGCACTGACATTCTCATCGTTCGCGAGCTTACTGGTGGTATTTATTTTGGGCACCGAGAGCGCGGCGATCTCATTGCCAAAGATACGGACCAGTACACCTATGAAGAGGTTGCAAGAGCGGCGCGGTTGGCTGGCAACCTGGCTAGGTTAACAACACCGCCTAAGCCCGTCATCAGCCTTGACAAAGCAAATGTGCTCGCAGCTTGCGGCAGCTTCTGGCGTCGCGTCGTCACCGAAATCTTGAGCAAAGAGTTCCCCGATGTCCGTTTCGAGCACCAGCTTGTGGACAGTGCCGCCATGACTCTGGCCTGCAACCCGACCAAGCTCAACGGCATCGTGTTGACGAGCAATCTATTTGGTGACATCATTAGTGATCAAGGAAGCGCCATTGCTGGCAGCATTGGTCTTCTCCCCAGCGCTAGTTTGCGAGGTATCCCACCGCAATCCGGCAGCAGCATGATCAAAGGCTTGTATGAGCCAGTTCATGGATCCGCGCCAGACATCGCCGGGAAGCAGTTGGTCAATCCTGTTGGCATGATCCTTTCTGTTGCCATGATGTTCCGTTACTCTCTCAACATGCCCGAAGCATCTGATCTTATCTGCAAGGCTGTTAGCGATGCGATTGAGTCTGGTATCCGGACTTCGGACTTGGGGGGAACGGCGACAACAAGCCAATTCGGCGATGCGGTGGTCAAAATCATTTCTCAACTTCCTTGA
- a CDS encoding 3-isopropylmalate dehydratase large subunit 2 translates to MAEQTFNEQLLQLLAATRDLHLKDERTPNGGTSDVETESSEHPLVVLSALAARLQRDGKEKEAKTILQVVSIATASPDYGGMGLTWTGESSATDRSELILLTSAWLESLNSSDRRGGPIVPLVSRPASRRPMNVTEKIFALHDVTRTGWVRIGDTIRVSVDWIMASEASWHGMLQVYNKLGDPGIFSNSNFWLAGDHVVDPRLMDTPLVQKLVGEMDFARKKFKMTQFQGNNYTIMHTEFYRERAQPGQIIIGSDSHTCSSGADGCLAIGLGATEVTMALVTGEIWFKVPEVVEIHLVGKPQRGVGGKDIILYILQQLKRNTVAADRVVEYTGPGCRWLSSDARFAIANMTTEFGGITGIFVPDEVTKDFIDARKTAHHRTASYYFKPDEGCSYAESHTIDVSLVEPFVAKYPSPDDVVPVSDVAGTHLDGVFIGACTTAEEDLVMGALVLQAGLDAGRKPVARGERRVVPGSRPIADYLRKTGLADIYERAGFIIGIPGCSYCVGMGADMAKPGEVWLSSQNRNFENRMGKGAIGSLASAATVAASSFDMAVTSPQDLIDLIPADRWAAVKGKGSLADGILSQPQWVEPPGQDAEEDAKDVAEDQGPSPSGEDAAADQAKPGSGTIRSKIFRLGDFVDTDALAPAQYLLTSKNNEELGTHCLEFTNPEFRQLVKEGHKVIVAGDAFGCGSSRQEAVQALLGVGVECVIAKAFAFIYSRNQPSLGLWGFTIDDPLFYEKAQTGTNIEIDLDRNVLTVDGETFEFQLSVLEKKLTKMGGMTNAFNQFGKRIYDVLTGRKASQGGVAKELKAKPARDVMAW, encoded by the exons ATGGCGGAACAGACCTTCAACGAGCAGCTCCTGCAGCTGTTGGCTGCAACACGAGATCTCCACTTGAAAGACGAGCGGACACCTAACGGTG GAACGTCGGATGTAGAGACTGAAAGCTCCGAGCACCCTCTAGTTGTTCTTTCTGCCTTGGCAGCTAGACTGCAGCGAGATGGCAAGGAGAAAGAGGCGAAAACAATTCTGCAGGTCGTCAGCATCGCCACGGCGTCCCCCGACTACGGCGGTATGGGTTTGACCTGGACCGGGGAGTCAAGCGCAACGGACCGCAGCGAGCTGATTCTGCTCACATCAGCAT GGCTCGAGAGTCTGAATTCCAGCGATCGACGGGGGGGACCGATCGTTCCCCTAGTAAGCCGGCCTGCCAGCCGCCGCCCCATGAATGTTACAGAGAAGATATTTGCTCTGCATGACGTGACTCGCACAGGATGGGTCCGAATAGGGGATACGATTAGAGTTTCTGTCGACTGGATCATGGCTAGCGAGGCTAGCTGGCAT GGCATGCTTCAAGTCTACAACAAGCTGGGAGACCCTGGAATCTTTTCGAATTCCAACTTCTGGTTGGCTGGCGATCATGTGGTTGATCCAAGGCTGATGGATACGCCCCTTGTGCAGAAGCTGGTTGGCGAGATGGACTTTGCTCGTAAGAAGTTCAAGATGACACAGTTCCAGGGCAACAATTACACCATCATGCACACCGAGTTCTACCGTGAGCGGGCCCAACCAGGCCAAATCATCATTGGCTCGGATTCGCACACGTGTAGCTCTGGGGCCGACGGTTGTCTTGCGATTGGACTGGGTGCAACCGAGGTCACGATGGCTCTGGTTACTGGAGAGATCTGGTTCAAAGTTCCCGAGGTCGTCGAGATCCACCTTGTGGGTAAGCCCCAGCGCGGAGTCGGAGGTAAAGATATTATCCTCTATATCCTTCAGCAGCTCAAACGGAATACGGTGGCTGCGGATCGGGTAGTTGAGTATACGGGCCCCGGGTGCCGATGGTTGAGTTCTGACGCCCGCTTTGCCATTGCAAACATGACTACC GAGTTTGGTGGCATCACAGGGATATTTGTTCCCGACGAAGTCACTAAGGACTTTATCGATGCCCGTAAAACAGCCCATCACAGGACCGCATCGTACTACTTCAAGCCCGACGAAGGATGCTCCTATGCGGAGTCACATACTATCGACGTCTCTCTGGTCGAGCCCTTTGTGGCCAAGTACCCGAGCCCCGATGATGTAGTGCCGGTGTCTGATGTGGCAGGTACTCACCTTGATGGTGTCTTCATCGGTGCTTGCACAACAGCGGAGGAGGATCTTGTCATGGGCGCGCTTGTGCTGCAGGCTGGCCTGGACGCCGGAAGGAAGCCGGTGGCCCGAGGAGAGCGCCGAGTCGTCCCCGGAAGCCGCCCCATCGCCGACTACCTTCGAAAGACAGGCCTCGCAGACATTTACGAGAGAGCGGGCTTCATCATTGGCATCCCTGGATGCAGCTACTGTGTGGGAATGGGCGCTGACATGGCCAAACCTGGGGAAGTCTGGCTCAGCAGTCAGAACCGCAATTTCGAGAACCGTATGGGCAAGG GGGCTATCGGCAGTTTGGCGTCCGCTGCAACGGTGGCTGCGTCGTCTTTTGACATGGCTGTCACTTCTCCACAAGATCTTATTGACCTCATCCCAGCGGATCGATGGGCCGCCGTCAAGGGTAAAGGATCCCTTGCCGATGGTATCCTCAGCCAACCGCAATGGGTGGAGCCACCAGGCCAAGATGCCGAAGAGGATGCGAAGGACGTCGCGGAGGACCAGGGACCCAGCCCGTCCGGCGAGGACGCGGCCGCCGATCAGGCTAAGCCCGGCTCCGGGACCATTAGGAGTAAGATCTTCCGTCTAGGAGATTTTGTTGACACCGATGCG CTTGCGCCTGCACAATACCTTCTCACATCCAAGAACAACGAGGAGCTCGGCACTCATTGCCTCGAGTTCACCAACCCGGAATTCCGGCAGCTCGTTAAGGAAGGTCACAAAGTCATTGTTGCTGGCGATGCGTTTGGCTGTGGATCTAGTCGTCAAGAGGCTGTGCAAGCTTTACTAG GCGTCGGTGTCGAATGTGTGATTGCAAAGGCATTCGCGTTCATTTACAGCCGAAACCAGCCGTCCTTGGGTCTGTGGGGCTTCACCATCGACGATCCCTTGTTTTACGAGAAGGCGCAGACAGGAACCAACATTGAGATCGACCTGGATCGCAACGTGCTGACTGTCGACGGCGAGACATTCGAATTTCAGTTGTCCGTGCTCGAGAAGAAACTGACCAAGATGGGCGGCATGACAAATGCCTTCAACCAATTTGGCAAACGCATCTACGACGTCTTGACGGGTCGCAAAGCCTCACAGGGCGGTGTCGCAAAGGAACTCAAGGCTAAACCTGCCCGAGATGTCATGGCATGGTGA
- a CDS encoding 2-isopropylmalate synthase, with translation RIPFAIRNSWLTYSYCKNRLPDPHTKYTGFQQIHNPNRKWPNQVLTKPPVWLSTDLRDGNQSLINPLTIEQKWEYFQMLVEIGYTEIEVCFPAASQVEFDFTRRLIETPNIVPDTVRLRGLSPTREDFLARTVAALRGAKRASVCTYICVSDKQLKYQGFTRERALEQAVRSVRYLRSITKDDPESAAVTDWTMAFGLESYNEADHDYAVQITEAVREAWEPTVEDPLVVVLATSTEVATPNVFADQVETFRASLSDPEKISISIHTHNDRGCGVAAAELGMLAGADMVEGCLFGNGERAGNVDLVTLALNLYSRGIHPGLDFSKLYEIKRKYEKLTGLIVSQRMPYTGEFALQAFSGSHQNIIRKGIAQRVEAAEKGIRPIWDIPYLPLDPEDLGIPLDTIIRVNSQSGKAAATWILNRRWGLDIPVELQINFGGRVQMMCEALAREISHQEVINLFIASYALTPSEKYDSASNIGNISVTSDGTLQTVVGMINPADSFAIRIDGTGPDIASAVVRGLHFMKDVNAMAKIHHTQQLSERFDGKYCVLATCVEEDKTTWGYFIDENEENAQAMAVVSASLHMYRRKLSTLPLKKQNTMAKIAASSVTQTAATA, from the exons CGCATTCCCTTTGCCATCCGTAATAGCTGGCTTACTTACAGCTATTGCAAAAATAGGCTTCCCGACCCACACACCAAGTACACAGGATTCCAGCAAATCCACAATCCAAACCGAAAATGGCCCAACCAGGTTTTGACGAAGCCTCCAGTCTGGCTTTCAACTGATTTGCGCGATGGCAACCAATCTCTCATCAACCCTTTG ACCATTGAGCAAAAGTGGGAATATTTCCAGATGCTCGTTGAAATTGGTTACACCGAAATCGAAGTATGCTTTCCGGCCGCATCCCAAGTCGAGTTCGATTTTACGAGACGTCTGATTGAGACGCCCAACATCGTCCCTGACACTGTACGCCTGCGGGGTCTTTCTCCTACGCGAGAAGATTTCTTGGCTCGCACCGTCGCCGCTCTCCGTGGCGCCAAAAGAGCGTCCGTTTGCACTTATATCTGCGTCAGTGACAAGCAGCTCAAATACCAGGGCTTCACACGAGAGAGAGCACTCGAGCAGGCTGTTAGATCTGTTCGATATCTGCGATCTATTACCAAAGATGACCCGGAATCGGCGGCTGTAACGGACTGGACCATGGCTTTTGGCCTCGAGTCCTACAACGAAGCCGACCACGATTACGCTGTGCAGATCACTGAGGCTGTGAGAGAGGCCTGGGAGCCTACTGTGGAGGACCCTTTGGTCGTGGTTTTGGCCACTAGTACCGAGGTTGCTACTCCAAACGTGTTTGCAGACCAAGTCGAGACCTTCCGAGCCTCTCTGTCTGACCCCGAAAAGATTTCTATCTCAATTCACACGCATAACGACCGTGGATGTGGTGTTGCTGCAGCTGAATTGGGCATGCTTGCAGGTGCTGACATGGTCGAGGGATGTCTGTTCGGCAACGGAGAGCGCGCTGGCAATGTTGATCTCGTCACCCTGGCCCTTAACTTGTACTCGCGCGGCATCCACCCCGGTCTCGACTTTTCAAAACTTTACGAGATTAAGAGAAAGTATGAGAAGCTCACTGGTTTGATCGTGTCTCAGCGTATGCCTTATACTGGTGAGTTTGCGCTTCAAGCATTCAGTGGCAGCCATCAAAATATCATCCGAAAGGGTATTGCGCAACGAGTCGAGGCCGCCGAGAAGGGAATTAGGCCGATTTGGGACATTCCATACCTCCCTCTCGATCCAGAAGACTTGGGCATTCCTCTGGACACAATCATTCGGGTTAACTCACAAAGCGGCAAGGCTGCTGCGACCTGGATTCTCAACAGGCGTTGGGGCCTTGACATACCCGTCGAGCTTCAGATCAACTTTGGAGGCCGAGTCCAGATGATGTGCGAGGCCCTTGCGCGAGAGATCTCCCACCAGGAGGTTATCAACCTCTTCATTGCCAGCTACGCACTTACGCCAAGTGAGAAGTACGATAGTGCCTCCAACATCGGCAACATTTCTGTTACTAGCGATGGCACATTGCAAACTGTTGTCGGAATGATCAATCCTGCCGACAGCTTCGCCATTCGTATCGATGGAACTGGACCTGACATTGCCTCCGCCGTTGTTAGGGGCTTGCACTTCATGAAGGACGTTAACGCCATGGCCAAAATTCATCATACCCAGCAGCTGTCTGAGCGGTTCGATGGGAAGTACTGCGTCCTGGCAACCTGCGTGGAGGAGGATAAGACCACATGGGGATACTTCATCGATGAAAACGAGGAGAATGCCCAGGCAATGGCGGTTGTTTCGGCGTCATTG CACATGTACCGTCGCAAATTGTCAACCCTGCCGCTCAAGAAGCAAAACACTATGGCCAAAATCGCAGCCTCAAGTGTAACCCAGACAGCGGCAACAGCTTAA
- a CDS encoding RTA1 domain-containing protein encodes MDVVNAAHIEWARFFGLLQLDPLRSDPGGSMEGRSCRVAGGAVGRTRHLRDTEVDQLAFPLGTSLGTLNSRNVTQRSPDQTSSYVCSLVMFPTPTLIIRDDGDDDPPRTDCTSAVPGPNGAVPWDACNSNYNFHPELTPAIATASIFGVLTLVHLIEAIWYRKPFTWTVLMAASWEMGAFILHAYGSQDQQAQGYATGHQVLFLLAPVWLNAFVYMTFARMVYFFRPGGEPRVCYIPARWLGRIFVVADIATFIVQATGGVMAGPTVEPNTRAKGVKIYIIGMGVQEGFIVVFLMLMARFHYRALQMNREDMYGLEGGSYDREDEEGYMPRRNWKALQFALYAALLAITARIIFRLVEFTGGMTPEENPIPFTEAYAYALDAFPMMLALLILAVIHPGRVLQGTNSEFPRKGCRQKRKEKKEKKAVRKAAKVERKAAKEEKNRIKNDRKKMKTYGEVPDAEPDSYGMGLIDGQNHEPMRYADYARLSAVFSPFPRHFYPLLVYTTQGTQLLTTPDSPESASETINLPQERRFQEHTVLPSLSLTTWHSPYTIECNVGYPCRRQKTQGGGTPGGSANAFEFFLHSHAIAFGDLQVDADAQTIMSRSQSEVIEDWVKTPIPPKTADMPFLILDSALPFVAILLLLGVFLFQLVYRTFTGGLSKVPSAHWTCSFSPIWILWQRYHGKELKAVLAAHKRLGKIVRVAPQEISISDYETGVRQVYNAGFEKPGYFDFFQYYGSDTPKLWQFHLLTYLCFRQRNSFASRSRADHAACRRRVSSSYSKTTLFASETLSKVTHSIMYQRLIPVLQHHSAHGQPVELLRLCYASGLDMLNCYILGLSSGPDFTRNPELTEMWLEHYENRYSPQGFWLQELPKLYHGLRKIGLDVMPRKHYESTEWIENWMLEHCDKSEAMYRRMQNGEQPPAEDVPVVYNQLRKAMSNLKDGKFLDMQASEELSRISIASEIFDHMSGAREVFGLVLAYAVYYLAQNPAQQEMLKHAVAGLGMHVNQVGHSDANSLPSPQTIESIAYLQAVIKESLRMRPNSTPLPRITPHDKSVSISGVDGIPAGTRVNCFQWFLHRNPEMWTQPNAWVPERWLDPNGAERTDMPPLWAFVTGPRACIGTQLTYYRIDDSQEDANSTSVFGYILAGLFSNFSVQIARPETYGRHSPGSLEDELFVLMTPIAA; translated from the exons ATGGATGTGGTTAATGCTGCCCACATTgagtgggcccgcttttt TGGTCTGTTACAACTAGACCCGCTTAGAAGTGACCCCGGAGGATCAATGGAGGGTCGATCATGCCGAGTCGCCGGCGGTGCTGTAGGGAGGACGCGTCATTTGCGAGACACAGAGGTCGACCAACTTGCTTTCCCTCTAGGCACCAGCCTTGGCACCCTAAACTCTCGGAACGTA ACACAACGATCACCAGATCAGACGTCCTCCTATGTTTGCTCGCT CGTAATGTTCCCAACACCAACGCTGATAATTCGGGACGATGGCGATGATGATCCTCCGAGAACAGACTGCACGAGTGCGGTGCCGGGACCGAATGGAGCGGTTCCTTGGGACGCCTGCAATTCAAATTACAACTTCCATCCCGAATTGACACCTGCGATTGCAACAGCTTCGATATTTGGTGTTCTGACTTTAGTTCATCTTATCGAAGCGATATGGTACCGAAAG CCTTTCACATGGACAGTTCTTATGGCGGCAAGCTGGGAAATGGGCGCATTCATTCTTCACGCATATGGCTCGCAAGATCAACAAGCCCAGGGGTACGCCACAGGCCATCAGGTGTTATTCCTGTTGGCTCCTGTATGGCTCAACGCCTTTGTTTACATGACATTTGCGCGAATGGTTTACTTCTTCCGACCAGGCGGGGAGCCTCGAGTTTGCTACATTCCAGCAAGATGGCTCGGACGCATCTTCGTCGTTGCCGACATCGCCACATTCATCGTGCAGGCCACGGGAGGTGTCATGGCTGGCCCGACAGTAGAGCCTAATACAAGGGCAAAGGGGGTCAAGATCTACATCATCGGCATGGGTGTTCAAGAGGGCTTCATTGTGGTTTTCTTGATGTTGATGGCTCGCTTCCATTATCGTGCTCTACAAATGAACAGGGAAGATATGTACGGACTGGAAGGCGGGTCGTACGACCGCGAGGATGAAGAAGGCTACATGCCACGACGGAACTGGAAAGCCCTTCAGTTTGCACTTTATGCAGCTTTGCTTGCAATCACG GCCCGGATCATCTTCCGTCTCGTCGAGTTTACCGGAGGCATGACTCCTGAAGAGAACCCAATACCTTTCACAGAAGCATACGCATATGCCCTAGACGCCTTCCCCATGATGTTGGCATTGCTTATTCTCGCCGTCATACATCCTGGTCGAGTCCTTCAGGGTACGAATAGCGAGTTCCCCAGGAAAGGATGCCGACAGAAGCgtaaggagaagaaggagaaaaAGGCGGTAAGAAAGGCAGCTAAGGTGGAGCGCAAGGCAGccaaggaggagaagaatCGAATCAAGAACGACCGGAAAAAGATGAAGACATATGGAGAGGTACCTGATGCAGAACCGGATAGCTATGGGATGGGGCTGATTGATGGGCAGAACCACGAGCCCATGCGATATGCAGACTACGCTAG GCTGTCTGCTGTCTTTTCGCCTTTTCCACGACACTTTTATCCGCTGCTCGTCTATACCACCCAAGGAACACAGCTCCTTACCAC ACCTGACTCACCCGAGTCTGCCAGCGAGACAATTAATCTACCCCAAGAACGTCGCTTTCAAGAACACACCGTA TTACCTTCGCTCTCTCTTACGACTTGGCACTCTCCTTACACCATTGAATGCAACGTAGGCTATCCATGTCGGCGTCAG AAGACCCAAGGAGGGGGCACCCCCGGTGGATCTGCCAACGCTTTTGAGTTTT TTTTGCATTCTCACGCAATAGCTTTCGGAGACCTCCAGGTCGACGCTGATGCACA GACTATCATGTCAAGAAGTCAGTCAGAGGTCATCGAAGACTGGGTCAAGACACCGATACCACCCAAGACCGCCGACATGCCTTTCCTGATACTCGACTCGGCGCTGCCATTCGTGGCTATCCTGTTGCTTCTTGGAGTCTTCTTGTTCCAACTTGTGTACCGAACTTTCACAGGAGGTCTTTCGAAAGTCCCCTCCGCTCACTGGACTTGCTCTTTCAGTCCCATTTGGATTCTTTGGCAGCGCTACCATGGGAAGGAATTGAAAGCTGTTCTCGCAGCTCATAAAAGACTGGGCAAGATTGTACGAGTCGCGCCGCAAGAGATCAGCATTAGCGACTATGAGACTGGTGTTCGTCAAGTCTACAACGCCGGGTTCGAAAAACCGGGATACTTCGATTTCTTCCAATACTATGG TTCTGATACCCCCAAGTTGTGGCAGTTTCACTTACTAACCTACTTGTGTTTTAGACAGCGGAACTCTTTTGCCAGCCGGAGCCGAGCAGACCATGCCGCATGCCGCCGACGGGTCTCCTCGTCTTACTCCAAGACGACACTCTTTGCCTCCGAGACGCTGAGCAAAGTAACTCACAGCATCATGTACCAACGTCTCATCCCAGTCCTCCAACATCACTCTGCACACGGACAACCGGTAGAGCTTCTGAGACTCTGTTATGCCTCAGGGTTGGACATGCTCAACTGTTACATTTTGGGTCTTTCCAGCGGACCCGACTTTACTCGAAACCCTGAGTTGACAGAGATGTGGCTGGAGCACTACGAGAACAGATACAGTCCTCAGGGTTTCTGGCTTCAGGAACTCCCCAAACTCTATCACGGGCTTCGTAAGATCGGACTCGATGTGATGCCTCGTAAGCACTATGAGTCGACCGAGTGGATCGAGAACTGGATGTTGGAGCATTGCGACAAGTCTGAGGCAATGTATCGACGCATGCAGAACGGCGAGCAGCCTCCTGCGGAAGACGTCCCAGTTGTGTACAATCAACTACGAAAGGCTATGTCTAACTTGAAAGACGGCAAATTCCTCGATATGCAGGCGTCGGAAGAGTTGTCTAGAATCTCTATCGCCAGTGAAATTTTTGATCACATGT CCGGCGCTCGCGAGGTTTTTG GCCTCGTTCTTGCCTACGCGGTTTACTATCTTGCTCAGAATCCAGCTCAGCAAGAAATGTTGAAGCATGCGGTTGCGGGACTCGGAATGCACGTGAATCAAGTCGGTCACAGTGACGCTAATAGTCTGCCTTCGCCTCAAACAATTGAGTCGATCGCATATCTGCAGGCTGTCATCAAGGAGTCTCTGCGCATGAGACCCAACAGCACCCCGCTACCACGCATCACACCTCACGATAAATCTGTGAGCATCTCGGGAGTCGACGGTATTCCAGCGGGCACTCGGGTCAACTGCTTCCAATGGTTTTTGCACCGGAACCCTGAAATGTGGACACAGCCAAACGCCTGGGTTCCTGAACGCTGGCTGGACCCGAATGGAGCAGAAAGGACCGATATGCCTCCTCTCTGGGCCTTCGTCACCGGTCCGAGGGCTTGTATAGGAACACAACTGACGTACTATC GTATCGATGATTCCCAGGAAGATGCTAACTCGACCTCAGTGTTCGGATACATTTTGGCTGGTCTGTTCTCCAACTTCAGTGTCCAAATCGCCCGCCCTGAGACCTACGGTCGCCACTCACCAGGATCTCTAGAAGACGAACTCTTTGTCTTAATGACACCGATTGCTGCATAA